Proteins from a genomic interval of Kitasatospora kifunensis:
- a CDS encoding alpha/beta hydrolase, whose product MQLTGQPFLILSIILVPVSILVALVFWGRVRGPKPVQVLARLVMLLFCQVTAVTTIFVMVNNANMIYGSWDDLLGDGGHVSSVPNVPESASVAGANGANGTNGQARQPSNDAKAATPKGTQQFKPVDDPLVPKDVQTTDLKGKVSGVDGEVNVWLPPQYNDPAYKNTNFPVVELFPGFPGSSKTWFGSLKVSEQLAPLMKSGQVTPFILISPRTQLISTTVDTGCANVPGKVNADTWLSTDVPQMILDNFRADPSPNGWAVGGFSAGAACADRMALLHPDRYRAAVSLSGYNEPSSLSSSLTAKDPHLNEISNPLYILKHAATPPNVALYQSGDHGDGYEDGQALAAAAKAPTTVKVLLTTGPHTPSLWRPMVPDVFKWLTTIIPAPKPAG is encoded by the coding sequence ATGCAACTGACAGGCCAGCCCTTCCTGATCCTTTCGATCATCCTGGTACCGGTCTCCATCCTGGTGGCCCTGGTGTTCTGGGGTCGGGTGCGAGGGCCCAAGCCGGTGCAGGTGCTGGCCCGGCTGGTGATGCTGCTGTTCTGCCAGGTGACGGCGGTGACCACGATCTTCGTGATGGTCAACAACGCCAACATGATCTACGGCAGCTGGGACGACCTGCTGGGCGACGGCGGCCACGTCAGTTCGGTGCCCAACGTGCCGGAGTCGGCCTCGGTGGCCGGTGCGAACGGCGCGAACGGCACGAACGGGCAGGCCCGTCAGCCCAGCAACGACGCCAAGGCAGCCACCCCGAAGGGGACGCAGCAGTTCAAGCCGGTGGACGACCCGCTGGTGCCCAAGGACGTGCAGACCACCGACCTCAAGGGCAAGGTCTCGGGGGTCGACGGCGAGGTCAACGTCTGGCTGCCGCCGCAGTACAACGACCCGGCGTACAAGAACACCAACTTCCCGGTGGTCGAGCTGTTCCCCGGCTTCCCCGGCTCCTCGAAGACCTGGTTCGGCTCGCTGAAGGTCTCCGAGCAGCTGGCACCGCTGATGAAGTCCGGCCAGGTCACCCCGTTCATCCTGATCTCGCCGCGCACCCAGCTGATCAGCACCACGGTGGACACCGGCTGCGCCAACGTCCCGGGCAAGGTCAACGCCGACACCTGGCTCTCCACCGACGTGCCGCAGATGATCCTGGACAACTTCCGGGCCGACCCCTCGCCGAACGGCTGGGCGGTGGGCGGCTTCTCGGCCGGGGCGGCCTGCGCGGACCGGATGGCGCTGCTGCACCCCGACCGCTACCGCGCCGCGGTCAGTCTCTCGGGCTACAACGAGCCGAGCAGCCTGTCCTCCTCGCTCACCGCGAAGGACCCGCACCTGAACGAGATCTCCAACCCGCTCTACATCCTCAAGCACGCCGCGACCCCGCCGAACGTCGCGCTCTACCAGAGCGGTGACCACGGCGACGGCTACGAGGACGGGCAGGCGCTGGCCGCCGCCGCCAAGGCGCCGACCACGGTGAAGGTGCTGCTGACCACCGGGCCGCACACCCCCTCGCTGTGGCGCCCGATGGTCCCGGACGTCTTCAAGTGGCTGACCACGATCATCCCGGCGCCCAAGCCCGCCGGCTGA
- a CDS encoding ROK family glucokinase — protein sequence MTQPNGRTGQPVLPALLGLGQRGLGQRRFDRYGADHRRTLPAGVLRLPTIGIDIGGTKVVAGVVNGEGKIVEQLRTETPHKSKSPKVVEDVIVELVLELADRHDVHAVGIGAAGWVDYDRSRVLFAPHLNWRDEPLREALSDRLKFPVVVENDANAAAWAEWRFGAGRGEDLLVMITLGTGIGGAVVRHGHVDRGRYGLAGEFGHMQVVPGGHRCPCGNRGCWEQYSSGNALVREARELAVAESPVAQPLLARAGGDIEAITGPLVTEAAQAGDPMAVELLHDIGTWLGVGLANLAAALDPGRFVIGGGVSAAGDLLLAPAQDAFHRTLTGRGFRPEAQLTHAALGNEAGLIGAADLARAVARRFRTVKRSRAER from the coding sequence GTGACCCAGCCCAACGGCCGCACCGGCCAACCCGTACTGCCCGCGCTCCTGGGCCTTGGCCAGCGGGGCCTCGGCCAGCGCCGGTTCGACCGGTACGGCGCAGACCACCGCCGCACCCTGCCGGCCGGTGTGCTTCGGCTGCCGACCATCGGCATCGACATCGGCGGCACCAAGGTGGTGGCCGGGGTGGTGAACGGCGAAGGCAAGATCGTCGAGCAGCTGCGCACCGAGACCCCGCACAAGAGCAAGAGCCCCAAAGTCGTCGAGGACGTCATCGTCGAGCTGGTGCTGGAGCTCGCCGACCGGCACGACGTCCACGCGGTGGGCATCGGCGCTGCCGGCTGGGTGGACTACGACCGCTCCCGGGTGCTCTTCGCCCCGCACCTGAACTGGCGCGACGAGCCGCTGCGCGAGGCGCTCAGCGACCGGCTGAAGTTCCCCGTGGTGGTGGAGAACGACGCCAACGCCGCCGCCTGGGCCGAGTGGCGCTTCGGCGCGGGCCGGGGCGAGGACCTGCTGGTGATGATCACCCTGGGCACCGGGATCGGCGGCGCGGTGGTGCGGCACGGCCACGTGGACCGCGGCCGTTACGGGCTGGCCGGCGAGTTCGGCCACATGCAGGTGGTCCCGGGCGGGCACCGCTGCCCGTGTGGCAACCGGGGCTGCTGGGAGCAGTACTCCTCGGGCAACGCGCTGGTGCGCGAGGCGCGCGAGCTGGCGGTCGCCGAGTCGCCGGTGGCCCAGCCGCTGCTGGCGCGGGCCGGTGGCGACATCGAGGCGATCACCGGGCCGCTGGTCACCGAGGCGGCCCAGGCCGGCGACCCGATGGCGGTCGAGCTGCTGCACGACATCGGCACCTGGCTGGGGGTGGGCCTGGCCAACCTGGCCGCCGCGCTGGACCCGGGCCGCTTCGTGATCGGCGGCGGGGTATCGGCCGCCGGTGACCTGCTGCTGGCCCCCGCCCAGGACGCCTTCCACCGCACCCTGACCGGCCGCGGCTTCCGCCCCGAGGCCCAGCTCACCCACGCCGCCCTCGGCAACGAGGCGGGCCTGATCGGCGCCGCCGACCTGGCTCGCGCGGTCGCCCGCCGCTTCCGCACCGTCAAGCGCAGCCGCGCCGAACGCTGA